A region from the Streptomyces sp. 3214.6 genome encodes:
- a CDS encoding NAD(P)-dependent alcohol dehydrogenase, with protein MSTITRAAVVESGGAPFTLSDVVLDDPAPHEALVRLVAAGVCHTDLGVASGGLPFPLPGVLGHEGAGVVEAVGSAVTGVAPGDHVVLSFTSCGDCRNCHGGHPAYCATWLPLNLIGGRRADGTGTISRDGEALGGHFFGQSSFAERALVDERSLVKVDPDVPLASIAPLGCGVQTGVGAVWNVLTPTTGSTIVVLGAGAVGLSAVMAAALTPATTIIAVDKVAERLTLAKELGATHTVDAGQAALGDAIAEITGGQGADGIVETTGSTAVLRQGVDALAARGTLVVVGAPPFGTEVALDVNGLLGGKRVVGLTLGDAETQTFIPALVELVKEGRLPLDRLIGTYAFADIGQAVQDMTSGKTIKPVLTF; from the coding sequence ATGTCCACCATCACACGCGCCGCCGTCGTCGAGTCCGGCGGAGCCCCCTTCACCCTCTCCGACGTCGTCCTCGACGACCCCGCGCCGCACGAGGCGCTGGTCCGCCTGGTGGCGGCCGGGGTGTGTCACACCGACCTCGGCGTCGCGAGCGGCGGACTGCCCTTCCCGCTGCCCGGAGTCCTCGGTCACGAGGGCGCGGGCGTCGTGGAGGCGGTCGGCTCCGCCGTCACCGGCGTCGCCCCCGGCGATCACGTCGTGCTGTCCTTCACCTCCTGCGGCGACTGCCGCAACTGCCACGGCGGCCACCCCGCCTACTGCGCGACCTGGCTGCCGCTGAACCTCATCGGCGGGCGCCGTGCCGACGGCACCGGCACCATCAGCCGGGACGGCGAGGCCCTCGGCGGCCACTTCTTCGGCCAGTCGTCCTTCGCGGAGCGGGCGTTGGTCGACGAGCGCAGCCTTGTCAAGGTCGACCCGGACGTACCGCTGGCGTCGATCGCCCCGCTGGGCTGCGGAGTCCAGACCGGCGTGGGCGCCGTCTGGAACGTGCTGACGCCGACGACCGGCAGCACGATCGTCGTGCTGGGCGCCGGAGCCGTCGGCCTCTCGGCAGTGATGGCGGCCGCGCTCACCCCGGCCACCACGATCATCGCCGTCGACAAGGTCGCCGAACGCCTCACCCTGGCCAAGGAGTTGGGCGCCACCCACACCGTCGACGCCGGCCAGGCCGCCCTCGGTGACGCCATCGCGGAGATCACCGGCGGGCAGGGCGCCGACGGCATCGTGGAGACCACGGGCAGCACGGCCGTCCTGCGGCAGGGCGTCGACGCGCTCGCCGCCCGCGGCACCCTCGTCGTCGTGGGCGCACCGCCCTTCGGCACCGAGGTCGCCCTCGATGTCAACGGGCTGCTGGGCGGCAAGCGGGTCGTCGGCCTCACCCTCGGCGACGCCGAGACGCAGACCTTCATCCCGGCCCTGGTCGAGCTGGTCAAGGAAGGCCGACTCCCGCTGGACCGCCTGATCGGCACCTACGCCTTCGCCGACATCGGGCAGGCGGTCCAGGACATGACCTCGGGCAAGACCATCAAGCCGGTCCTGACCTTCTGA
- a CDS encoding aldehyde dehydrogenase family protein produces the protein MTTFEIDPGRLFIGGQWREAVDGARTEVVDPSRGVVVTTVAEAGAADVDAAVRAAREAFDAGPWSGLSGRERGRILLRAAELIRAEADEIARLESLDVGKPITLAHAVDVTNAANDYEYFASLAFSLDGAHRDTPMNAHAYTKRGPIGVVAAITPFNFPLILAGSKLAPALAAGNTVVHKPADETPLSALYMAGLLQRAGVPDGVVNVVTGSGPVAGEALLRHPGVDKIAFTGSTAIGRHAASVAGENLKPVTMELGGNAAHLVFEDADLEKAVGAIIKGFVFNTGQFCMGGPRLLVARPVYSTLLNILAEAVPGVPVGDPRQVETVVGPMAGEKHLRKVEEYVDIARKEGARIVCGGERLDLDGGYYYKPTVIADLANDSRVVQEEVFGPVLTVQPFDTEDEAVALANSTPYGLAAGVQTGNLARAHRVADRLQAGIVWVNDWAMLDPAVPFGGVKDSGFGREYGPEALHSYTQVKSVVVSLD, from the coding sequence ATGACCACCTTCGAGATCGACCCCGGTCGACTGTTCATCGGGGGACAGTGGCGCGAGGCCGTGGACGGAGCGCGGACCGAGGTGGTCGACCCGTCCCGGGGCGTGGTCGTCACCACCGTCGCGGAGGCGGGCGCCGCCGACGTGGACGCGGCGGTACGGGCCGCGCGGGAGGCCTTCGACGCCGGACCGTGGTCCGGCCTCAGCGGCCGGGAGCGCGGCCGGATCCTGCTCCGGGCCGCGGAGCTGATCCGCGCGGAGGCCGACGAGATCGCCCGGCTGGAGAGCCTCGACGTCGGCAAGCCGATCACCCTGGCCCACGCGGTCGACGTCACCAACGCGGCCAACGACTACGAGTACTTCGCGTCCCTCGCCTTCTCGCTGGACGGCGCGCACCGCGACACCCCGATGAACGCCCACGCCTACACCAAGCGGGGCCCGATCGGCGTGGTCGCCGCGATCACCCCCTTCAACTTCCCGCTGATCCTGGCCGGTTCGAAGCTCGCCCCGGCCCTCGCCGCCGGCAACACGGTCGTGCACAAGCCCGCCGACGAGACCCCGCTCAGCGCCCTGTACATGGCGGGACTGCTCCAGCGGGCCGGCGTCCCCGACGGCGTCGTCAACGTCGTCACCGGCAGCGGTCCGGTCGCCGGCGAGGCGCTGCTGCGACACCCGGGCGTCGACAAGATCGCCTTCACCGGTTCCACCGCGATCGGCCGGCACGCGGCGAGCGTCGCGGGCGAGAACCTCAAGCCGGTGACCATGGAACTCGGCGGCAACGCGGCGCACCTCGTCTTCGAGGACGCCGACCTGGAGAAGGCCGTCGGCGCGATCATCAAGGGATTCGTCTTCAACACCGGCCAGTTCTGCATGGGCGGCCCGCGCCTGCTGGTGGCCCGCCCGGTCTACAGCACCCTGCTGAACATCCTCGCCGAGGCCGTGCCCGGCGTGCCCGTCGGCGACCCCCGGCAGGTGGAGACCGTCGTCGGCCCGATGGCGGGGGAGAAGCACCTGCGCAAGGTCGAGGAGTACGTCGACATCGCGCGCAAGGAGGGCGCCCGCATCGTCTGCGGCGGCGAGCGACTCGACCTCGACGGCGGCTACTACTACAAGCCCACGGTCATCGCCGACCTCGCGAACGACTCCCGGGTCGTCCAGGAGGAGGTCTTCGGCCCGGTCCTCACCGTCCAGCCCTTCGACACCGAGGACGAGGCCGTGGCCCTCGCCAACTCCACGCCGTACGGCCTGGCCGCGGGCGTCCAGACGGGCAACCTGGCCCGCGCCCACCGCGTCGCCGACCGCCTCCAGGCCGGCATCGTCTGGGTCAACGACTGGGCGATGCTCGACCCCGCCGTGCCCTTCGGCGGTGTCAAGGACTCCGGCTTCGGCCGCGAGTACGGCCCCGAGGCGCTCCACTCGTACACCCAGGTCAAGTCCGTCGTCGTCTCGCTCGACTGA